A genomic stretch from Deinococcus multiflagellatus includes:
- a CDS encoding sigma factor-like helix-turn-helix DNA-binding protein yields MSKLGAYADFPLPEEWAEVLEGIRPASPPSPGRALPSLGHLVDACLDLIDDERNRHLIWGRFGPGLTLQAAGDEFGITRERVRQVVNKVSRTFVRNPQLKLVLDSVFMGLGRDGCVLVDVSGACSGHRPDATPAHLWTFVVNLWEEVQKRKMTSLPVGPDVFLFVPEALPDERRIVRLLAERASFMEEAQLARWLDVPPGALAAMACGWPRVVRVCSGLYGLGTWTLPQVMKAVAEQLAEAGFAEWHFSEIGKATAAFDARLSQTPPRNFAAALSRPDVRELRYFEHAGRDGCWRLGALGDGHANNLEAIRAVLAAAQMPLHWREIQRRLSRQVYDGTVMALLSRETEFISLGRGVFALEGCRDDVSHQPIEAFMQELFVQGGQDWLPADVVLTLAQQRGLDAAEVLSLGRFSLQFRYWKWGTAEALFVTVEEANRRLFRRWFAQRDRRAMPPQAVLLAGLRQAFIAQEREVLKETALLAQEHGAALPQEAADWTHWAMN; encoded by the coding sequence ATGTCGAAGCTGGGTGCATATGCAGATTTTCCGCTGCCTGAAGAATGGGCTGAGGTTCTTGAAGGCATACGGCCTGCTTCGCCGCCGTCACCTGGCCGCGCCTTGCCCTCTCTGGGCCATCTGGTTGACGCCTGCCTTGACCTGATTGACGACGAACGCAATCGCCACTTGATCTGGGGACGGTTTGGCCCAGGGCTGACCTTACAGGCCGCTGGCGACGAATTTGGTATTACCCGCGAGCGGGTGCGGCAAGTGGTCAACAAAGTGAGCCGCACCTTTGTTCGAAACCCCCAGCTGAAGCTGGTGCTGGACAGTGTCTTCATGGGCCTGGGCCGAGATGGGTGCGTACTGGTCGATGTGTCGGGTGCATGCAGTGGTCACCGCCCGGACGCCACCCCAGCGCATCTCTGGACCTTCGTGGTCAACCTTTGGGAAGAGGTGCAAAAGCGTAAAATGACCAGTCTTCCTGTGGGGCCGGACGTCTTCCTGTTCGTGCCTGAAGCGCTGCCCGACGAACGCAGAATCGTACGCCTGCTGGCCGAGCGAGCGTCCTTCATGGAGGAAGCTCAACTTGCCAGGTGGCTGGACGTGCCGCCCGGCGCACTGGCAGCCATGGCGTGTGGCTGGCCCCGGGTGGTACGGGTCTGCAGCGGGCTGTACGGGCTGGGCACATGGACCTTGCCTCAGGTGATGAAAGCGGTGGCAGAGCAACTGGCCGAGGCTGGCTTTGCCGAGTGGCACTTCAGTGAAATTGGAAAGGCGACGGCCGCCTTTGACGCCCGGCTGAGCCAGACCCCGCCACGCAACTTTGCTGCGGCGCTCAGTCGGCCCGATGTGCGGGAACTCAGGTACTTTGAGCACGCTGGGCGGGACGGTTGCTGGCGTCTGGGTGCCCTGGGTGACGGCCATGCCAACAATCTCGAGGCTATTCGCGCCGTGCTCGCTGCCGCGCAGATGCCACTTCATTGGCGCGAGATTCAGCGCCGGCTGTCACGCCAGGTCTATGACGGCACCGTCATGGCCTTGCTGTCACGAGAGACGGAATTTATCAGCCTGGGTCGGGGCGTTTTCGCCCTCGAGGGATGCCGCGACGATGTAAGCCACCAGCCTATAGAAGCCTTCATGCAGGAGTTGTTTGTCCAGGGTGGTCAGGACTGGCTGCCCGCAGACGTGGTGTTGACACTGGCGCAGCAGCGTGGTTTGGATGCCGCTGAAGTGCTGTCCCTGGGCCGCTTCTCACTCCAGTTTCGATACTGGAAATGGGGGACGGCCGAGGCCTTATTTGTGACAGTTGAGGAAGCGAACCGCCGGCTGTTCCGCCGCTGGTTTGCCCAGCGTGATCGGCGTGCCATGCCCCCGCAAGCTGTTTTGCTCGCCGGGCTTCGGCAGGCTTTTATCGCCCAGGAGCGCGAGGTGCTCAAAGAAACAGCGCTGCTGGCCCAGGAACACGGCGCAGCGCTGCCGCAGGAAGCAGCCGACTGGACCCACTGGGCCATGAATTGA
- a CDS encoding thiolase family protein has translation MRDAVIVSAVRTPVGRGVKGTLANTRPDDLAALVLNEAVKRAGVDASVVEDVYLGCAIPEAEQGLNVARLAALRAGMPDSVGGVTVNRFCSSGLQTIAMAAAAIQTGQADVMLAGGVESMSMVPMSGHNPSPNLDLVDSRPGAYIGMGLTAENVAAKYGISREDQDAFALRSHQRAAAAQDAGKFDAEIVPVPVRVDKLKGTKMKSDTVSFDKDELIRRDANLADMAKVRPAFKATGSVSAANSSPFSDGAAAVLIMSGEKAQELGVKPLAKFLGFAVAGVEPELMGIGPVKAVPKVLAQTGLTLADIDLIELNEAFAAQSLAVARELGIDEDKMNVNGGAIALGHPLGCSGAKLTTTAIYELGRRGGGKALITMCIGGGMGAAGIIEVYPAEEGQTQAAD, from the coding sequence ATGCGTGACGCTGTTATTGTTTCTGCTGTTCGTACCCCGGTTGGGCGCGGCGTGAAAGGCACGCTGGCCAACACCCGCCCCGACGATCTGGCCGCCCTGGTGCTCAACGAGGCCGTCAAGCGCGCGGGCGTGGACGCGTCTGTGGTGGAAGACGTCTACCTGGGCTGCGCCATCCCCGAAGCCGAGCAGGGCCTGAACGTGGCCCGGCTGGCCGCCCTGCGCGCCGGCATGCCCGACAGCGTGGGCGGCGTGACGGTCAACCGCTTCTGCTCCAGCGGCCTGCAAACCATCGCCATGGCGGCGGCGGCCATTCAGACCGGGCAGGCCGACGTGATGCTGGCGGGCGGCGTGGAATCCATGAGCATGGTGCCCATGAGCGGCCACAACCCCAGCCCCAACCTGGACCTCGTGGACAGCCGCCCCGGCGCTTACATTGGCATGGGCCTGACCGCCGAGAACGTGGCCGCCAAGTACGGCATCTCGCGCGAGGACCAGGACGCCTTTGCCCTGCGCAGCCACCAGCGCGCGGCAGCCGCCCAGGACGCCGGCAAATTCGACGCCGAGATTGTGCCGGTGCCGGTACGCGTGGACAAGCTGAAGGGCACCAAGATGAAGTCCGACACGGTCAGCTTCGACAAGGACGAGCTGATTCGCCGCGACGCCAACCTGGCCGACATGGCCAAGGTGCGCCCGGCGTTCAAGGCCACGGGCTCGGTCAGTGCGGCCAACTCCAGCCCCTTTTCGGACGGGGCTGCCGCCGTGCTCATCATGAGCGGCGAGAAGGCGCAGGAACTGGGCGTGAAGCCCCTGGCGAAGTTCCTGGGCTTCGCCGTGGCGGGCGTGGAACCCGAACTGATGGGCATTGGTCCGGTCAAGGCGGTGCCCAAGGTGCTGGCCCAGACCGGCCTGACCCTGGCCGACATTGACCTGATCGAGCTGAACGAGGCCTTCGCGGCCCAAAGCCTCGCCGTGGCCCGCGAACTGGGCATTGACGAGGACAAGATGAACGTGAACGGCGGCGCCATCGCCCTGGGCCACCCCCTGGGTTGCAGCGGCGCCAAGCTGACCACCACGGCCATCTATGAACTGGGGCGCCGGGGCGGCGGCAAGGCCCTGATCACCATGTGCATCGGCGGTGGCATGGGCGCGGCCGGCATTATCGAGGTCTACCCCGCCGAAGAAGGGCAGACCCAGGCCGCCGACTGA
- a CDS encoding alpha/beta hydrolase family protein produces MTSRPSTISHQPSTRRRFKPRPRHLGWLTLGYAAVVLVGALFGAEITLRSKTRWVKGVFVPVGRRGNDIYLPAGAETLSRGVVGVVPIRPNRGHAVLGERKLAGTLVRRPVLQERGVLPNGALAWVSTFVYNGTPAQLGVAYEDTVVSTPVGDMPAWHIPPAGTVPEHADTLVVVVHGHGGQRAQALRMLPALQRTGTGSLFVTFRNAYGAPQAGKGYLTLGDQEAEDVLAALAWARDHGYQRVILYGFSMGGNIVLSVLRDKHQPFPLPVLGVALDCPVLDWRATILWQGQRFGLPKLLARHVATFTQWVVTKRSGQDFDTVDQLRAAPKFTLPMILWHGTRDRTIPVSQADALAAARPDLIEYHRVEGAKHIRCWNIDPEKYDGQLEGFIGRVLLEAGGA; encoded by the coding sequence ATGACCTCTAGACCATCAACCATCAGCCATCAACCATCAACACGACGGCGCTTTAAGCCCCGTCCCCGCCACCTGGGCTGGCTCACCCTGGGTTACGCCGCCGTCGTTCTCGTCGGTGCACTGTTCGGTGCGGAGATCACCCTGCGCAGCAAGACCCGCTGGGTCAAGGGGGTGTTCGTGCCGGTGGGGCGGCGGGGCAACGACATCTACCTGCCGGCTGGCGCCGAAACGCTGTCGCGCGGGGTGGTGGGGGTGGTGCCCATCCGGCCCAACCGGGGGCACGCGGTGCTGGGAGAGCGCAAACTGGCCGGCACCCTGGTGCGCCGCCCGGTGCTGCAGGAACGTGGGGTGCTGCCCAACGGCGCGCTGGCGTGGGTGTCCACCTTTGTCTACAACGGCACGCCGGCCCAGCTGGGCGTGGCGTACGAGGACACCGTGGTCTCCACCCCGGTGGGCGACATGCCCGCGTGGCACATTCCGCCTGCGGGCACGGTGCCCGAACACGCCGATACCCTGGTGGTCGTGGTGCACGGCCACGGGGGCCAGCGGGCCCAGGCGCTGCGGATGCTGCCGGCCCTGCAGCGCACGGGGACGGGGTCGCTGTTCGTCACCTTCCGCAATGCCTACGGCGCCCCCCAGGCGGGCAAGGGCTACCTCACCCTGGGCGACCAGGAAGCCGAGGACGTGCTGGCGGCGCTGGCGTGGGCCCGGGATCACGGCTATCAACGTGTGATCCTGTACGGCTTTTCGATGGGCGGGAACATTGTGCTCAGTGTGTTGCGCGACAAGCACCAGCCCTTCCCTTTGCCCGTTCTGGGCGTGGCCCTCGACTGCCCGGTGCTGGACTGGCGGGCCACCATTCTGTGGCAGGGGCAGCGCTTCGGCCTGCCCAAGCTCCTGGCGCGGCATGTGGCCACCTTTACCCAGTGGGTCGTGACGAAGCGCAGTGGGCAGGATTTCGACACGGTGGACCAGTTGCGCGCCGCGCCCAAGTTCACCCTGCCCATGATCCTGTGGCACGGCACCCGCGACCGCACCATTCCGGTTTCGCAGGCCGACGCGCTGGCTGCCGCCCGCCCCGATCTGATCGAGTACCACCGCGTCGAAGGCGCCAAGCACATCCGCTGCTGGAACATTGACCCGGAAAAGTACGACGGGCAATTGGAAGGCTTTATCGGCCGCGTGCTGTTAGAGGCAGGTGGCGCATGA
- a CDS encoding four helix bundle protein translates to MGQRFFGFEKLDIYHLSVEMAAEVYRISAAFPADERFGLTNQLRRAATSITLNIAEGSGRDSRKDFAHFLMQARGSAYEVASALDLAVRLGYLTPEQPQEVLVQAHTLCAKITALARNLKAAP, encoded by the coding sequence ATGGGTCAGCGGTTTTTCGGGTTTGAGAAGCTGGACATCTATCACCTGTCGGTGGAGATGGCCGCGGAGGTTTACCGCATCTCTGCAGCCTTTCCTGCCGATGAGCGGTTTGGGCTGACCAACCAGCTTCGCCGTGCGGCGACGTCCATCACCCTTAACATTGCGGAAGGCTCTGGGCGGGACTCCAGAAAGGATTTCGCTCATTTCCTGATGCAGGCTAGGGGTTCGGCGTACGAGGTGGCCAGTGCGCTGGATTTGGCGGTGCGGCTGGGCTACCTCACGCCTGAACAGCCCCAAGAAGTTCTTGTCCAGGCTCATACGCTTTGCGCCAAGATCACCGCGCTTGCTCGTAACTTGAAGGCCGCACCATGA
- a CDS encoding 3-hydroxyacyl-CoA dehydrogenase/enoyl-CoA hydratase family protein: protein MKIQKAAVIGAGVMGAAIAAQLANAGIPVVLLDIVLPDNPDRNFLAKQGIQRALKARPAAFMDPARAALITPGNLEDDLKKLKDADWILEAIIEKLDAKRDLWARVEGVAKKTAIISSNSSGIPMHLQIEGRGEDFQRRFVGAHFFNPPRYLHLLEVIPTPKTAPEVVKTFSEFAQTTLGKGVVLANDVPGFVANRIGVYGIVRAMGHMEKTGLTPAEVDELTGPALGRAKSATFRTADLSGLDIIYHVANDLNKATPDDEDFTLTPAFRTLVEEKKFLGDKTGSGFYKKTKDEKGKTKILHLNLDTFEYEDRGKVKVAAVEAVKGRPLAERVKALYTAEGKEGDFLRGVMNDGFWYAAKMAGNVSGRLQDIDNALKWGFGWEQGPFETMDTLGVQTVIANLEAEGRTLPPLLAAMKASGRESFYQGDDTVTPEGQPTPYEAPYFVLTDLKKDATKVVKKRAGASIVDLGDGVLLVEWHAKMNALGEDQLRAVQDAHKLVQEMGYAGLVIGNQGENFSAGANLPLILSQAQADEWDELDDMVKQFQQVTTSLRFSPHPTVAAPFGLTLGGGAEFTLHADHVVASAELYMGLVEVGVGLIPGGGGTKEMLLRFTEMQQPGQRVGATLLPAVQRAFELIGTAKVSTSALEARNLGFLRGTDTVAMNRNHILEEAKRQVLALAPGYVQPAPRQDIPVMGDAAIAAIKSALHGMHQGGYVTDYDLVVSEQLARVLSGGTGNNRTAKVSEQHLLDLEREAFLTLLGKKGTQQRIEHMLKTGKPLRN from the coding sequence ATGAAGATTCAGAAAGCTGCCGTGATCGGCGCGGGCGTCATGGGCGCGGCGATTGCCGCTCAACTCGCCAATGCCGGTATTCCTGTTGTTCTGCTGGACATTGTTCTGCCGGACAACCCCGACCGTAACTTCCTGGCCAAGCAGGGCATTCAGCGCGCCCTGAAAGCCCGCCCCGCCGCCTTCATGGACCCGGCGCGCGCGGCACTGATCACACCTGGGAACCTCGAAGACGACCTGAAGAAGCTGAAAGACGCCGACTGGATTCTCGAGGCGATCATCGAGAAGCTGGACGCCAAGCGCGACCTGTGGGCGCGGGTGGAGGGCGTGGCGAAGAAGACAGCCATCATCTCCAGCAACTCCAGCGGCATTCCCATGCACCTGCAGATTGAAGGCCGGGGCGAGGACTTCCAGCGCCGCTTTGTGGGCGCCCACTTTTTCAACCCGCCGCGCTACCTGCACCTGCTGGAAGTGATCCCCACCCCCAAGACGGCCCCCGAGGTCGTGAAAACCTTCAGCGAGTTCGCGCAGACCACGCTGGGCAAGGGCGTGGTGCTGGCCAACGACGTGCCCGGCTTCGTGGCCAACCGGATCGGCGTGTACGGGATTGTGCGAGCCATGGGGCACATGGAGAAAACCGGCCTGACCCCCGCCGAGGTGGATGAACTGACCGGCCCCGCCCTGGGCCGCGCCAAGAGTGCGACCTTCCGCACGGCCGACCTCTCGGGTCTGGACATCATCTACCATGTGGCGAACGACCTGAATAAGGCCACGCCCGACGACGAGGACTTCACCCTCACCCCTGCCTTCCGCACCCTGGTGGAAGAGAAGAAGTTCCTGGGCGACAAGACCGGCAGCGGTTTCTACAAGAAAACCAAGGACGAGAAGGGCAAGACCAAGATCTTGCACCTGAACCTGGACACCTTCGAGTACGAGGACCGGGGCAAGGTGAAGGTGGCCGCCGTGGAAGCCGTCAAGGGCCGCCCCCTGGCCGAACGCGTCAAGGCCCTGTACACCGCCGAGGGTAAGGAAGGCGACTTCCTGCGCGGGGTGATGAACGACGGGTTCTGGTACGCCGCCAAGATGGCCGGGAACGTCAGCGGGCGCCTGCAGGACATTGACAATGCCCTGAAGTGGGGCTTTGGCTGGGAACAGGGTCCCTTCGAGACGATGGACACCCTGGGCGTGCAGACGGTGATTGCGAACCTGGAGGCCGAAGGGCGCACCCTGCCCCCGCTGCTGGCCGCCATGAAGGCCAGTGGCCGTGAAAGCTTCTACCAGGGCGACGACACCGTGACCCCCGAGGGCCAGCCCACCCCCTACGAAGCGCCCTACTTTGTCCTGACTGACCTGAAGAAAGACGCCACGAAGGTGGTCAAGAAGCGCGCCGGCGCCAGCATCGTGGACCTGGGCGACGGGGTGCTGCTGGTCGAGTGGCATGCCAAGATGAACGCCCTGGGCGAGGACCAGCTGCGCGCCGTGCAGGACGCCCACAAGCTGGTGCAGGAGATGGGGTACGCGGGCCTGGTGATTGGCAACCAGGGCGAGAATTTCAGCGCCGGGGCCAACCTGCCGCTCATCCTGTCGCAGGCCCAGGCCGACGAGTGGGACGAGCTGGACGACATGGTCAAGCAGTTCCAGCAGGTCACGACCAGCCTGCGCTTCAGCCCGCACCCCACGGTGGCGGCCCCCTTCGGCCTGACCCTGGGCGGCGGCGCCGAATTCACCCTGCACGCCGACCATGTGGTGGCCAGCGCCGAACTGTACATGGGCCTGGTGGAAGTGGGCGTGGGCCTGATTCCCGGCGGCGGCGGCACCAAGGAAATGCTGCTGCGCTTCACCGAGATGCAGCAGCCCGGCCAGCGCGTGGGCGCCACGCTGCTGCCCGCCGTGCAGCGCGCCTTTGAGCTGATCGGCACCGCCAAGGTGAGCACCAGCGCCCTGGAAGCGCGCAACCTGGGCTTCCTGCGCGGCACCGACACCGTGGCCATGAACAGGAACCACATCCTGGAAGAAGCCAAGCGGCAGGTGCTGGCCCTGGCCCCCGGCTATGTGCAACCCGCACCCCGCCAGGACATCCCCGTGATGGGCGACGCGGCCATTGCGGCCATCAAGAGCGCCCTGCACGGCATGCACCAGGGCGGCTACGTGACCGACTACGACCTCGTGGTGTCTGAACAGCTGGCCCGCGTGCTGTCCGGCGGCACCGGCAACAACCGCACCGCCAAGGTCAGCGAGCAGCATCTGCTGGACCTGGAACGCGAGGCCTTCCTGACCCTGCTGGGCAAGAAGGGCACGCAGCAGCGCATTGAGCACATGCTTAAGACGGGCAAGCCGCTCAGGAACTGA